In one window of Dokdonia sp. PRO95 DNA:
- a CDS encoding GNAT family N-acetyltransferase, which produces MTIQHKEREDRGVFYIKGENGIISELTYSKDDNSVITIDHTETKIPQEGQGYASKLVARTVAFAREHNLKINPLCPFAEVQFDRNPEFKDVLA; this is translated from the coding sequence ATGACCATACAGCATAAAGAAAGAGAGGATAGAGGTGTCTTTTACATAAAGGGTGAAAATGGTATTATATCTGAACTCACATACTCTAAAGATGACAACTCTGTTATTACTATAGACCACACAGAGACAAAAATCCCACAAGAAGGGCAAGGTTATGCATCAAAACTTGTTGCTCGTACAGTAGCATTTGCAAGAGAACATAATCTTAAAATAAATCCGCTATGTCCGTTTGCAGAGGTTCAATTTGATCGTAACCCAGAATTTAAAGACGTGCTTGCTTAA
- a CDS encoding T9SS C-terminal target domain-containing protein produces the protein MKNILIIIMACCGFAFAKAQDTAHNFGNVQIHQSGSIGFHGDLVNDGDFDNNLGLAGFYNQDEELFILGNNKPVFFNMEVDVPEDLNFEVSVGVTNFLDFINGRITTPREDLGINLDFTNDAIYLGESDDNHVDGYVTNQGNLEFDFPIGDDFKIRQLTVVPLDPAGDVYQAAYFFEDPNTPSTLSGSFDRDSFQNTLSIIDPNEYWDLNGTLPVQARLTWDEETQVPVLADGIESLRVVGFSEVLNRWVDLGNTQITGNETNGQITSDIFEPNGFSALTLGSVLRGGSSINVYTFFSPNGDGINETFVIEGLATSPDNELFIFNRWGVEVFSMKNYDNSFDGTSQGRATVSQDDKLPVGTYYYVLKLKDQKDLAGAFYINR, from the coding sequence ATGAAAAATATATTAATAATAATCATGGCTTGTTGTGGTTTCGCTTTCGCGAAAGCGCAAGACACCGCACATAATTTTGGTAATGTTCAGATTCATCAAAGTGGATCAATAGGCTTTCATGGTGATCTTGTGAATGACGGAGACTTTGATAATAATTTAGGTCTAGCGGGTTTTTACAACCAAGACGAAGAACTATTTATTTTAGGAAACAATAAACCTGTTTTCTTTAACATGGAGGTAGATGTTCCAGAAGATCTCAACTTTGAGGTCTCTGTAGGTGTTACAAACTTTTTAGATTTTATAAACGGGAGAATCACAACCCCAAGAGAAGACTTAGGAATTAATCTTGACTTTACTAATGATGCAATTTACTTAGGAGAAAGTGATGACAACCATGTGGACGGTTATGTTACAAATCAAGGTAATCTAGAGTTTGACTTCCCTATAGGTGATGATTTTAAAATACGCCAACTCACAGTAGTCCCTCTAGATCCTGCTGGGGACGTGTATCAAGCAGCATATTTCTTTGAAGATCCTAATACTCCAAGTACGCTTTCTGGATCTTTTGATAGGGATTCTTTTCAAAATACATTATCTATTATTGATCCTAATGAATATTGGGATTTAAATGGTACGCTACCAGTACAAGCTAGGCTTACTTGGGATGAAGAAACACAAGTACCAGTACTTGCAGACGGCATTGAGTCTTTACGAGTTGTGGGCTTCTCTGAAGTTCTAAATAGATGGGTTGACTTAGGAAATACACAGATTACAGGAAATGAAACTAATGGCCAGATTACATCTGACATTTTTGAACCAAATGGTTTTTCTGCGCTTACGCTTGGGTCTGTTTTGAGAGGAGGAAGCTCTATAAATGTTTACACTTTCTTTTCTCCTAATGGTGATGGGATTAATGAAACTTTTGTCATAGAAGGATTAGCTACCAGTCCAGACAATGAACTATTTATTTTTAACAGATGGGGTGTAGAAGTTTTCTCGATGAAAAACTACGACAACTCTTTTGATGGAACCTCACAGGGAAGGGCAACTGTGTCTCAAGACGATAAACTGCCAGTGGGAACTTACTATTATGTACTCAAACTTAAAGATCAAAAAGATCTAGCAGGTGCATTTTATATAAATCGCTAA
- a CDS encoding collagen-like protein codes for MKKFINIIILMLVCSVGYSQTTDPALLVNIQKASQSEIDAYDPADLEIGMLVYNTDVNRIFEYTTSGFLVILTDVDVSETVTTFVDNGNGTATYTNENNTAVTVGIVGPQGPAGADGATGATGPQGPAGADGATGAIGPQGPAGADGATGAIGPQGPAGADGATGATGPQGPIGPKGADGATGATGPQGPAGADGATGATGPQGDTGPQGPTGAAGADGATGPTGPTGAQGPVGPQGPAGPTGAQGVEGPQGPVGPSGAYTGFFIIDNSTLTTTGTYSQSITGIPFEPSQVTFKAHPNIGTFNINDDNALGANNTGLLENTFGAMNGFARAGSPIAQAVIFSGGSGSSINNISRYANNTQCIGLRYTNNNGNNLGVISASLASFTATGFNLNVTYTIGTTGGPAFSDDILDESVIVLFTAYE; via the coding sequence ATGAAAAAATTTATAAACATAATAATCTTAATGTTAGTTTGCAGTGTCGGTTATTCACAAACCACAGACCCTGCCCTATTAGTAAACATCCAAAAGGCATCTCAATCAGAAATTGATGCCTATGACCCGGCAGATCTAGAAATAGGTATGCTAGTATACAATACAGATGTAAATAGAATATTCGAATATACGACATCAGGCTTTTTAGTAATACTAACCGATGTCGATGTATCTGAAACAGTAACTACTTTTGTAGATAATGGTAATGGTACGGCTACGTACACAAATGAAAACAACACCGCTGTCACTGTAGGAATTGTAGGTCCACAGGGACCAGCAGGCGCAGATGGTGCAACGGGTGCAACTGGACCGCAAGGACCGGCAGGTGCAGATGGAGCAACAGGTGCAATTGGACCGCAAGGACCAGCAGGTGCAGATGGAGCAACAGGTGCAATTGGACCGCAAGGACCAGCAGGCGCAGACGGAGCAACGGGCGCAACTGGACCGCAAGGACCTATAGGTCCAAAAGGAGCTGACGGTGCGACTGGGGCTACAGGTCCGCAAGGACCAGCCGGTGCAGACGGAGCGACAGGTGCCACTGGCCCGCAAGGAGATACTGGACCGCAGGGACCTACTGGTGCAGCAGGAGCAGATGGCGCAACAGGACCTACTGGACCTACTGGAGCACAAGGCCCTGTAGGACCTCAAGGACCAGCTGGACCCACAGGCGCTCAAGGAGTAGAAGGACCACAGGGACCCGTAGGACCATCAGGAGCATACACCGGATTTTTTATTATAGACAACAGCACATTAACCACCACTGGAACATATAGCCAGAGTATCACAGGTATCCCTTTTGAGCCTTCGCAAGTTACTTTTAAGGCGCATCCTAATATAGGGACATTTAATATTAATGACGATAATGCGCTAGGAGCAAATAATACTGGATTGCTAGAAAATACGTTTGGCGCAATGAATGGGTTTGCTCGAGCAGGTAGTCCTATTGCACAAGCGGTTATTTTTTCTGGCGGAAGTGGTAGCTCTATTAATAACATATCTAGATATGCAAATAACACGCAATGTATAGGCTTAAGATATACTAACAATAACGGTAATAATCTAGGTGTTATCTCAGCATCTCTAGCGAGCTTTACGGCTACAGGTTTTAATCTTAATGTAACTTATACCATAGGAACAACAGGAGGCCCTGCTTTTAGTGATGACATACTTGATGAGTCTGTTATTGTGTTATTTACCGCCTACGAATAA
- a CDS encoding tetratricopeptide repeat protein has protein sequence MIKWILLLCFPLFVVAQNDTAFAKAETLFKKEQYQQAKPFFKTYLSTHPTHAKTIEYLGDIEGYAENWNEAISYYEQLVEQSPKNANYHYKYGGVMGMKALAVNKLRAATMIGDIKKSFETAASLDPKHIEARWALIEFYIQLPSIIGGSEDKAMKYADQLANISPVDGYLAHGYIAEYNDRPNDAEVNYRKAVQVGGSVTCYQKLQEHYEKNNKPEDALATVQAAQSKHKEDNRLHYQFGKIAGQYGIGLDQGISCLHKYIDNYTAKDGVPKDWAYLRLAQIYKHKGDKIKAQQWIGKALASRSDFKEALLERKEIQLL, from the coding sequence ATGATAAAATGGATTCTCTTATTGTGTTTTCCTCTTTTTGTGGTAGCGCAAAATGATACCGCTTTCGCGAAAGCGGAAACTCTTTTTAAGAAAGAACAATATCAACAAGCAAAGCCATTTTTCAAAACATACTTATCTACGCATCCCACTCATGCAAAAACTATCGAATATCTAGGCGATATAGAAGGCTATGCCGAAAACTGGAATGAAGCAATATCATATTATGAGCAACTAGTTGAGCAGTCTCCTAAGAATGCAAACTATCATTATAAATATGGTGGTGTGATGGGTATGAAAGCGCTAGCGGTAAATAAATTGAGAGCGGCGACCATGATAGGTGATATAAAGAAGTCGTTTGAAACGGCCGCTTCACTAGACCCAAAACATATTGAAGCCAGATGGGCGCTTATTGAGTTTTACATCCAGTTACCAAGTATTATAGGTGGAAGTGAAGATAAAGCCATGAAATATGCAGATCAGCTTGCAAATATATCACCAGTAGACGGGTATCTAGCGCATGGGTATATTGCAGAATATAATGATCGTCCTAATGATGCAGAGGTGAATTATAGAAAGGCAGTTCAAGTAGGTGGTTCTGTAACCTGCTACCAAAAATTACAGGAGCATTACGAAAAAAACAATAAACCAGAAGATGCACTTGCTACAGTGCAGGCTGCTCAGAGCAAGCATAAGGAAGATAATAGATTGCATTATCAGTTTGGAAAAATCGCTGGTCAATACGGTATAGGCCTAGATCAAGGAATATCTTGTTTACATAAATATATTGATAATTATACAGCCAAAGACGGAGTCCCAAAAGACTGGGCTTACTTGCGTCTAGCGCAGATTTACAAGCATAAAGGAGATAAAATAAAAGCACAGCAATGGATAGGCAAAGCCTTAGCTAGCCGCTCTGACTTTAAGGAAGCATTGCTAGAACGCAAGGAGATCCAGTTGCTTTAA
- the obgE gene encoding GTPase ObgE → MTEGNFVDYVKIHTTSGNGGSGSAHLHREKFIEKGGPDGGDGGRGGHIIIKGNSNLWTLIHLKFKKHLRAGHGGNGAKSRSTGHDGVDEYIEVPLGTTIKDTETDKVLFEITEDGQEFIAARGGMGGRGNWHFKSSTNQTPRHSQPGIDGYEVHLTLELKVLADVGLVGFPNVGKSTLLAAITAAKPKIANYEFTTLKPNLGIVAYRDFRSFVMADIPGIIEGAAEGRGLGHRFLRHIERNSTLLFMIPADADSIAEQYEVLLNELQKYNPELLDKSRLIAITKSDMLDEELKAEVSEELDRELPIPYLFISSVAQQGLVELKDALWKMMNE, encoded by the coding sequence GAAATTTTGTAGACTACGTTAAGATTCACACAACCTCAGGAAATGGAGGTTCTGGATCTGCGCATTTACACCGTGAGAAGTTTATTGAGAAGGGTGGCCCAGATGGTGGTGATGGAGGTCGTGGAGGTCATATCATTATCAAAGGAAATAGTAACCTGTGGACACTCATACACTTAAAATTTAAGAAACACCTGCGTGCCGGTCACGGAGGTAATGGTGCAAAATCAAGATCTACGGGTCATGACGGAGTAGATGAGTATATCGAGGTGCCACTAGGAACAACTATTAAAGACACAGAAACTGATAAGGTGCTTTTTGAAATCACTGAAGACGGTCAAGAGTTTATTGCCGCTAGAGGTGGTATGGGAGGTCGTGGTAACTGGCACTTTAAAAGTAGTACTAACCAGACTCCTAGGCACTCACAGCCAGGAATAGACGGTTATGAGGTACACCTTACTTTAGAACTTAAAGTGCTTGCAGATGTAGGTCTTGTAGGGTTTCCTAATGTAGGAAAATCTACATTGCTCGCGGCAATCACAGCGGCAAAGCCTAAAATTGCCAATTATGAATTTACTACACTTAAGCCTAACTTAGGTATTGTGGCTTACAGGGATTTTAGATCTTTTGTAATGGCAGATATTCCTGGTATTATAGAAGGAGCTGCAGAGGGTAGAGGGTTAGGACATCGTTTCTTACGTCACATAGAACGTAACTCTACACTGCTGTTTATGATTCCTGCAGATGCAGATAGTATTGCAGAGCAGTATGAGGTACTTCTCAACGAGCTTCAAAAGTACAATCCAGAATTACTTGATAAAAGCAGACTCATCGCAATCACAAAAAGCGACATGCTCGATGAAGAACTTAAAGCAGAAGTCTCTGAAGAGCTTGATAGAGAACTTCCAATTCCATACTTATTCATCTCTTCTGTTGCACAACAAGGTCTTGTAGAGCTTAAAGATGCATTGTGGAAAATGATGAATGAGTAG
- a CDS encoding GNAT family N-acetyltransferase encodes MTSILETERLYLRAFTYKDAMHLYAMNNDPEVIKYTGDRAFKSLKEAQDFVCEYIRLRTIKATKNSSKESLARYAVIRKEDDAFLGWCGLKLHKEKGAVDIGFRFYKKYWKQGYATESARGCISYAFSNLQLPFLIAHAHVDNAQSRKVLEKCNMIEIEKIDYDNNPSILYRLDNEDYTLREIVAQDTWPVRHPVLRAGRPLKDVYMEADEKASTFHLGMYHKHTIVGVASFMEDTHEAFTGVQTRLRGMAVLPEYRNKGIAAQILNKGEEILKGRKRTILWFNARTVALDFYKNLGYTMIGEQFDIPQVGPHVRMKKDLI; translated from the coding sequence ATGACTTCTATTCTGGAAACAGAACGTTTGTATTTAAGAGCATTTACCTATAAAGATGCTATGCATCTTTATGCAATGAATAATGATCCAGAGGTCATTAAATATACTGGAGATAGGGCATTCAAGAGTCTCAAGGAAGCCCAAGATTTCGTATGTGAATATATTAGGTTGCGCACTATTAAAGCAACCAAAAATTCATCAAAAGAATCTTTAGCGAGATATGCTGTGATTAGAAAAGAAGATGATGCTTTTTTAGGATGGTGTGGGCTTAAGCTTCACAAAGAAAAAGGAGCAGTAGATATAGGTTTTCGATTTTATAAAAAATACTGGAAGCAAGGATATGCTACAGAAAGTGCCAGAGGTTGTATAAGCTATGCTTTTTCTAATCTACAACTACCATTTCTAATTGCCCACGCACATGTAGATAATGCACAATCTCGCAAGGTTTTAGAGAAATGCAACATGATTGAAATAGAGAAAATTGATTACGACAATAATCCTTCAATCTTATATCGTCTAGACAATGAGGATTACACGCTTCGGGAAATTGTTGCTCAAGATACTTGGCCGGTAAGACATCCAGTTTTACGAGCTGGAAGACCACTTAAAGATGTATATATGGAGGCAGATGAAAAAGCTTCTACCTTTCACCTAGGTATGTATCATAAGCACACCATTGTTGGTGTAGCAAGCTTTATGGAAGACACTCATGAGGCATTTACAGGCGTCCAAACACGTTTACGAGGAATGGCTGTATTACCAGAATATCGCAATAAAGGAATAGCCGCACAAATACTTAATAAGGGTGAAGAAATCTTAAAGGGAAGAAAACGCACCATCTTATGGTTTAACGCTCGTACGGTAGCACTAGACTTTTATAAAAATCTAGGCTATACTATGATAGGAGAACAATTTGATATTCCGCAAGTAGGCCCTCATGTTAGAATGAAAAAAGACTTAATATGA
- a CDS encoding DUF4136 domain-containing protein codes for MRFFLCLIVSLMLTSCGTMYVDYDYDTKKDIASYKNYDYDFSEPSGLSEFDERRFIKYTDSILQSRGFVKTLENDIFIKIKTDEFETNSRNTIGVGLGGGGGNVGVGVSGGIPIGGAERHLQLILTIYEAQNTQATLWEATSESDVKVKASPEKKEAHFKKLAEKILSKYPPQK; via the coding sequence ATGCGGTTTTTTTTATGTCTTATCGTCTCATTAATGCTCACTAGCTGCGGGACGATGTATGTAGATTATGATTACGATACTAAGAAAGATATTGCTAGTTATAAAAATTACGATTACGACTTCTCTGAGCCATCGGGCTTATCAGAGTTTGACGAGCGTAGATTCATAAAATATACAGATAGCATATTGCAGTCTCGAGGTTTTGTAAAAACGCTAGAAAATGATATTTTCATCAAAATAAAAACTGACGAATTTGAGACTAACTCTAGAAACACCATTGGCGTAGGTCTTGGTGGAGGTGGAGGAAATGTTGGAGTTGGCGTAAGTGGTGGGATTCCTATAGGAGGAGCCGAAAGGCACTTACAGCTTATTCTTACCATTTATGAAGCTCAAAATACGCAAGCTACCTTATGGGAGGCAACGAGCGAGAGCGATGTAAAGGTAAAAGCATCTCCTGAGAAAAAGGAAGCTCATTTTAAGAAGCTTGCCGAAAAGATTTTAAGTAAATATCCACCTCAGAAGTAA
- a CDS encoding M15 family metallopeptidase, which yields MNRRTFSKLTLLGAVAASLPLPATTSIFQGISEDELLGKGAPLLTKTSAYRLRPEAAVAYEEMKSAALKEGIKFQVVSSYRDYNHQNRIWERKYKRFRESGLKPTAAIEKIIKYSTIPGTSRHHWGTDIDIVDATPKVSGGLLVPSKFHGNGPFCKFKEWMDKNANTYGFYLVYTDDQNRKGFNYEPWHYSFKSLSLNYLKKYQELPIKNKLQSAKLLGSEHFTEAFIDRYLQDNVMDINPALLT from the coding sequence ATGAACAGACGCACATTTTCAAAATTAACATTACTAGGAGCCGTTGCTGCTTCCCTCCCACTTCCCGCAACGACTTCAATTTTTCAAGGTATTTCTGAAGATGAATTACTTGGTAAAGGTGCTCCACTTCTTACTAAGACCTCAGCATACCGACTTCGGCCGGAAGCTGCGGTTGCTTATGAAGAGATGAAAAGTGCGGCGCTTAAGGAAGGAATCAAATTCCAGGTAGTATCTAGCTATAGAGATTATAACCACCAAAATAGAATCTGGGAACGCAAGTACAAACGCTTTCGCGAAAGCGGACTCAAACCTACTGCGGCAATTGAAAAAATAATTAAATACTCTACCATCCCTGGAACTTCAAGACATCACTGGGGCACAGATATAGATATTGTAGACGCCACTCCAAAAGTTTCTGGAGGACTACTCGTACCATCTAAATTTCATGGCAATGGTCCCTTCTGCAAGTTTAAAGAATGGATGGATAAGAACGCAAATACCTACGGCTTTTACTTGGTCTACACAGATGACCAAAATCGTAAAGGTTTTAACTATGAGCCTTGGCATTACAGTTTTAAAAGCTTATCCCTTAACTATCTTAAGAAATATCAAGAGTTGCCTATTAAAAACAAATTACAATCGGCTAAACTATTAGGAAGTGAGCATTTTACAGAGGCGTTTATAGATCGCTATCTTCAGGATAATGTAATGGATATTAATCCAGCTTTACTCACTTAA